From a region of the Mesomycoplasma ovipneumoniae ATCC 29419 genome:
- the rplM gene encoding 50S ribosomal protein L13, translated as MRQTTFIKPHEVEKKWFVIDAESQILGRLAAFVASRLRGKHSPLFTPNVDMGDKIIIINAEKILLTAKKEDQKLYYRHSGYPGGLKVRTARELRAKKPIALIEKAVYGMLPHTKLGDKQRKNLYVYAGIEHPHQGQNPEKLEVKY; from the coding sequence ATGAGACAAACTACATTTATAAAACCGCATGAAGTTGAAAAAAAATGGTTTGTTATTGATGCAGAGTCACAAATTTTAGGGCGTTTAGCCGCGTTTGTCGCTAGCCGTTTGCGCGGAAAACACTCTCCGCTTTTTACTCCTAACGTTGATATGGGAGATAAAATAATTATAATTAACGCTGAAAAAATTTTATTAACAGCAAAAAAAGAAGACCAAAAACTATATTATAGACACTCTGGTTATCCTGGTGGTTTAAAAGTTAGAACTGCTAGAGAACTTCGAGCAAAAAAACCAATTGCTTTAATTGAAAAAGCGGTTTATGGTATGCTACCTCACACAAAACTAGGGGACAAACAAAGAAAAAATCTTTATGTTTATGCCGGAATTGAACACCCACACCAAGGTCAAAACCCTGAAAAATTAGAGGTGAAATATTAA
- a CDS encoding TatD family hydrolase, translating to MYLKIEQFSPRHLNLLLNAVKKFNLEVNLKIKNGKTNVANLDYFQNFENNHEFTVIDFDKNLDFSLAHFILSKKEQTFYLSLVFFSELLDSNWINIIGEFILDFIKKHYKLRDFYLKLDQKSIIFKGFFGAAFQGTNSSVLTFQIKEIEKYNFTDVHCHPFLEYFQNPKQEISKWFDDNIGLLFVVGTSWEDLEEINQVSLYSDKIYKIIGIHPNLIKTTDNYNNLSKYIDKNVVAIGEVGLDFYYEDNPGQQEQINALFAQIEIAKSNNIAVMLHIRDKLDEFKAINEVLLIIDKFPEINFIFHNFSTNYEKFTEIVSRKNCYFSFSGVITFKKSVELRKIVSQTPISRILCETDTPYLSPEPNRQVWPNTSPQIENTYQTIANLKNLTKRELSKIVYENALKIFKVKKC from the coding sequence ATGTATTTAAAAATCGAACAATTTTCACCGCGGCATTTAAATTTGCTTCTAAATGCAGTTAAAAAATTTAATTTAGAAGTAAATTTAAAAATTAAAAATGGTAAAACTAATGTTGCCAATTTAGATTATTTCCAAAATTTTGAAAATAATCATGAATTTACCGTTATTGATTTTGACAAAAATTTAGACTTTAGTTTAGCACATTTTATTCTTTCTAAAAAAGAACAAACTTTCTATTTAAGTTTGGTTTTTTTTAGTGAACTTTTGGACTCTAACTGAATTAATATTATTGGAGAATTTATCCTTGATTTTATTAAAAAACACTATAAATTACGGGATTTTTATCTTAAACTTGACCAAAAAAGTATCATTTTTAAAGGTTTTTTTGGAGCGGCGTTTCAGGGAACAAATTCTTCAGTTTTGACATTCCAAATTAAGGAGATTGAAAAATATAACTTTACCGATGTGCACTGCCATCCTTTTTTGGAATATTTTCAAAATCCAAAACAAGAAATTAGCAAATGATTTGACGATAATATTGGTCTTTTGTTTGTTGTTGGAACTTCTTGAGAGGATCTTGAAGAAATTAATCAAGTTAGTTTATATTCTGATAAAATATATAAAATTATTGGAATACATCCAAATTTAATAAAAACAACAGATAATTATAATAACCTTTCGAAATACATTGACAAAAATGTAGTGGCAATTGGCGAAGTTGGCCTTGATTTTTATTATGAAGATAACCCTGGCCAACAGGAACAAATAAATGCACTTTTTGCCCAAATTGAAATTGCAAAAAGCAATAATATTGCTGTAATGTTGCATATTCGCGACAAACTTGACGAATTTAAAGCGATTAATGAAGTACTTTTAATAATTGACAAATTTCCTGAAATTAACTTTATTTTTCATAATTTTTCAACAAATTATGAAAAATTTACAGAAATAGTCAGCAGAAAAAATTGTTACTTTTCGTTTTCAGGAGTAATAACCTTTAAAAAAAGCGTCGAACTAAGAAAAATAGTATCTCAAACTCCGATTTCAAGAATTTTATGTGAAACTGATACACCATATTTAAGTCCTGAACCTAATCGTCAAGTTTGGCCAAATACATCTCCGCAAATTGAAAATACCTATCAAACAATAGCTAATTTAAAAAATTTAACAAAAAGGGAGCTTTCTAAAATAGTTTATGAAAATGCACTAAAAATTTTTAAGGTAAAAAAATGCTAA
- a CDS encoding ribose-phosphate pyrophosphokinase, with protein sequence MNIDTKKNVILFGMRNSLDLATKISTLTGIPLSGIERIVYADGEVLLKSNETVRNSTVFVIANTSRPVNENIMELLIFIDSLKRAYAQEIVVVLSYYGYARQDRKSSGREPITAKLVANLLEKAGVTKLILVDIHNPSIQGFLDISVDELHGQYILANELVGKNKDYVVVTPDHGGAVRARILAEILGKQTNFAVIDKRRTGTNQTEVLGLIGNVENKDCIIIDDIIDTGGTIINAANVVKQKGAKSVILAATHGVFSHGFDKFQENENIDKVIITDSIDNRELVAKYDKLLVTSLAEFLSKSILACIHSTSITSIYKEIKEKLISANKN encoded by the coding sequence ATGAACATAGATACAAAGAAAAATGTAATTCTTTTTGGAATGAGAAATTCACTAGATTTAGCAACAAAAATTTCAACTCTAACCGGAATTCCTCTCTCAGGGATTGAACGAATAGTCTATGCTGATGGTGAGGTTTTGCTAAAATCTAATGAAACTGTTAGAAATTCAACCGTTTTTGTTATTGCAAATACATCAAGACCGGTTAATGAAAATATAATGGAACTTTTAATTTTCATTGACTCTTTAAAGCGAGCTTATGCCCAAGAAATTGTTGTGGTTCTTTCATATTATGGTTATGCTAGACAAGACCGAAAATCATCTGGAAGAGAACCAATTACTGCAAAATTAGTAGCTAATTTACTTGAAAAAGCGGGTGTAACTAAACTAATTTTAGTTGATATTCACAATCCAAGTATTCAAGGATTTCTTGACATTTCAGTTGATGAACTTCATGGTCAATATATTCTTGCAAACGAGCTTGTCGGCAAAAACAAGGATTATGTTGTTGTAACCCCGGATCATGGTGGCGCTGTTAGAGCTAGAATTTTAGCAGAAATTCTAGGAAAACAAACAAATTTTGCCGTTATTGACAAGCGAAGAACCGGCACAAATCAAACTGAAGTTCTAGGACTAATTGGAAACGTTGAAAATAAAGATTGCATCATAATTGACGACATTATTGATACAGGCGGAACTATAATAAATGCCGCAAATGTTGTTAAACAAAAAGGTGCAAAATCAGTAATTTTAGCAGCAACACACGGTGTTTTTAGCCACGGATTTGACAAATTTCAAGAAAATGAAAATATTGACAAAGTAATAATTACTGATTCAATCGATAATAGAGAACTTGTAGCAAAATATGATAAATTACTAGTTACATCTTTAGCTGAATTTTTGTCAAAAAGTATACTAGCATGCATCCATTCAACATCAATTACAAGTATTTATAAAGAAATTAAGGAAAAATTAATATCAGCAAACAAAAATTAA
- the rsmA gene encoding 16S rRNA (adenine(1518)-N(6)/adenine(1519)-N(6))-dimethyltransferase RsmA, whose translation MLKISPKKHLGQNFLKDEKIAQKIVDSIDLANKNLVEIGPGTGFLTKYLIQKAKFLTCYEIDKNLIPLLENKFKNKNIKIINEDFLLSDLNFSEKQTVIGNLPYYITSKILFKIFDNFEKFDEILIMVQNEVADRIIATPGSASYSKLSLACQYVAEVKKLFIVPPSSFFPIPKVNSAIVYFSIRKNLNPEKVAQFFKFTKLCFQFKRKTLYNNLKNSLSQEQIEKIFNFFNFDQKIRPQEIDVETYARISNFYFDNIKNK comes from the coding sequence ATGCTAAAAATATCGCCTAAAAAACATCTAGGTCAAAATTTTTTAAAAGATGAAAAAATTGCACAAAAAATTGTCGACAGTATTGATCTAGCAAATAAAAATCTTGTTGAAATAGGACCTGGAACCGGTTTTTTGACTAAATATTTAATACAAAAAGCTAAATTTTTGACCTGTTATGAAATTGACAAAAATTTAATTCCACTACTTGAAAATAAATTTAAAAACAAGAATATAAAAATAATTAATGAGGATTTTTTACTTTCAGATCTAAATTTTTCTGAAAAACAAACAGTTATTGGCAATCTTCCTTATTATATTACATCGAAAATTCTGTTTAAAATATTTGATAATTTTGAGAAATTTGATGAAATCTTAATAATGGTGCAAAATGAGGTTGCCGATAGAATTATTGCAACACCGGGATCAGCATCTTACTCAAAATTATCGCTAGCCTGCCAATATGTTGCTGAAGTAAAAAAGCTTTTCATTGTGCCACCAAGTTCTTTTTTTCCGATTCCAAAGGTAAATTCTGCTATTGTTTATTTTTCAATAAGGAAAAATTTAAACCCTGAAAAAGTTGCACAATTTTTTAAATTTACAAAATTGTGCTTTCAGTTCAAGCGAAAAACATTATATAATAATCTAAAAAATTCTTTGTCACAAGAACAAATTGAAAAAATTTTTAATTTTTTCAATTTTGACCAAAAAATACGTCCGCAAGAAATAGATGTTGAAACTTACGCTAGAATTTCAAATTTTTACTTTGACAATATTAAGAATAAATAA
- the rpsI gene encoding 30S ribosomal protein S9, translating into MNQELTYYGTGRRKSSVARVILKRGNGHFKINNRIAKEYLKSDILIKDALQPLAITNTISEFDIRVNAHGGGISGQAGAIRLGIAKALLEISADYRPSLKMSGMLTRDARAKERKKFGLRKARRARQFSKR; encoded by the coding sequence ATGAATCAAGAATTAACTTATTATGGAACAGGAAGAAGAAAATCTTCAGTTGCCCGTGTTATTTTAAAACGTGGAAATGGTCATTTTAAAATTAATAACCGAATAGCAAAAGAGTACCTAAAATCTGATATTTTAATTAAAGACGCTCTACAACCACTTGCTATTACAAATACAATTTCTGAATTTGATATTCGCGTTAATGCTCATGGTGGTGGAATTTCTGGGCAAGCCGGTGCGATTAGATTAGGAATTGCAAAAGCTTTATTAGAAATTTCAGCTGATTATCGTCCAAGTCTTAAAATGTCTGGGATGTTGACACGCGATGCTAGAGCTAAAGAACGTAAAAAATTCGGATTGAGAAAAGCCAGAAGAGCGCGTCAATTTTCAAAACGGTAA
- a CDS encoding heavy metal translocating P-type ATPase — MKKSTNNRKFFVDSKQKAKIKIFIELLIFIFAFFSFIFDTLNNYKVLNFSHDHKIHLILASILFFFAFLVIFLEKKYFLAYKNLLRKIFTMELLIAIASHVSFIYSAISFLYKISTGEKISMEFFEVSIILFLFFNAGKYLEEKLQKKSSTDFQGILKLKNRYSHIIVDGKKEQILTSKITPGNIVFVPKGEVIPTDSTLNSDFATIDYSSINGESLPIEFVKNQEILSGSINVGEPIYLTSTKKAQDSFLMQTINRLESIFETPSKIERVSTKIVSLFTPTVLILSFLAFAIWVIIGYSLGDFEKIYTGFTPPRNSHPLYVGAHIGVAVLVISCPCAFGIAAPMAIYSSSILASKNRILFANSEIYEKIITTKTVIFDKTGTLTEGKPKVVEFQGDSSFWPLIKEMAQNSKHPISLSIHNFLPEHQEKFDNFKVSETPGQGLELIDSDSNKYSLISHEFAKNNNFLIDDSFNFDKIGNYTVFAKNDRVIAVFLIIDQVKESAKKVVKKFQSQGINCIIASGDNPKNVENVAKILGIKQFYANLKPNDKFELVEKLKKETPIIFVGDGLNDILALKSADLSIAFESGSNLSNSIADISLFETDLVMVYKSLEIIKKTNKLVKLNFLWAILFNSLFIPLAFLGFINPVFSMSLMLFSSIFLIVNTIIFKKRHQKFLEKAI; from the coding sequence GTGAAAAAATCGACGAATAATAGAAAATTTTTCGTTGACTCTAAACAAAAGGCAAAAATAAAAATATTTATTGAGTTATTAATTTTTATTTTTGCCTTTTTTTCTTTTATTTTTGATACTTTAAATAATTACAAAGTTCTAAATTTTAGTCACGATCACAAAATTCATCTAATTTTAGCGTCAATTTTGTTTTTCTTTGCATTTTTAGTTATTTTTCTAGAAAAAAAATATTTTTTAGCATACAAAAACCTTTTAAGAAAAATTTTTACAATGGAATTGCTAATAGCGATTGCAAGCCATGTTTCATTTATTTATTCAGCAATTTCATTTTTGTATAAAATAAGCACCGGTGAAAAAATTAGTATGGAATTTTTTGAAGTCTCAATTATTCTGTTCTTATTTTTTAATGCCGGTAAATATCTTGAAGAAAAACTACAAAAAAAATCAAGCACAGACTTTCAAGGCATACTAAAATTAAAAAATCGCTATTCGCATATAATAGTTGATGGCAAAAAAGAACAAATTTTAACTAGTAAAATTACTCCTGGCAATATTGTTTTTGTTCCAAAAGGCGAAGTTATTCCAACTGATTCAACCCTAAATTCTGATTTTGCAACTATCGATTACTCGTCAATTAACGGTGAGTCTTTGCCGATTGAATTTGTTAAAAATCAAGAAATTTTGTCTGGAAGTATCAATGTTGGCGAGCCGATTTACCTAACTTCAACAAAAAAAGCCCAAGATTCATTTTTAATGCAAACAATTAACAGGCTAGAGTCGATTTTTGAAACTCCTTCCAAAATTGAAAGAGTTTCAACTAAAATAGTTTCACTTTTTACTCCAACTGTCTTAATTTTGTCATTTTTGGCTTTTGCAATCTGAGTCATAATCGGTTATTCACTTGGTGATTTTGAAAAAATTTATACAGGCTTTACACCTCCGCGAAATTCTCATCCACTTTATGTTGGCGCTCATATCGGAGTTGCTGTTTTGGTAATTTCTTGTCCTTGTGCTTTTGGAATAGCAGCGCCGATGGCCATTTATTCTTCTTCGATTTTGGCCTCAAAAAATCGAATTTTATTTGCAAATTCAGAGATTTATGAAAAAATTATTACCACAAAAACAGTAATTTTTGACAAAACCGGAACTCTAACCGAGGGAAAACCAAAAGTTGTTGAATTTCAAGGTGATTCAAGTTTTTGGCCCTTGATTAAAGAAATGGCCCAAAATTCTAAACACCCAATTTCACTTTCAATTCATAATTTTTTACCAGAACATCAAGAAAAATTTGACAATTTTAAGGTTAGCGAAACTCCTGGCCAAGGTTTGGAACTTATTGATTCAGACTCAAATAAATATAGCCTTATTTCTCATGAGTTTGCAAAAAATAATAATTTTTTGATTGATGATAGTTTTAACTTTGACAAGATAGGAAATTACACAGTTTTTGCTAAAAATGATAGAGTTATTGCTGTTTTTTTAATAATTGATCAAGTTAAAGAAAGTGCAAAAAAAGTTGTTAAAAAATTTCAATCTCAAGGTATAAATTGCATTATTGCCTCAGGAGACAATCCAAAAAATGTCGAAAATGTAGCAAAAATACTAGGAATAAAGCAATTTTATGCAAATTTAAAGCCTAATGACAAGTTTGAATTAGTAGAAAAATTAAAAAAAGAAACACCAATTATTTTTGTCGGTGATGGTCTAAATGATATTTTAGCTTTAAAATCCGCCGATCTTTCAATCGCTTTTGAAAGTGGTTCTAATCTTAGTAATTCAATTGCCGATATTTCCTTATTTGAAACAGATCTTGTTATGGTTTATAAATCACTTGAAATTATCAAAAAAACTAATAAATTAGTTAAATTAAACTTTTTGTGAGCAATTTTATTTAATTCGCTTTTTATACCTTTGGCGTTTTTAGGTTTTATAAATCCAGTTTTTTCAATGTCATTAATGCTATTTTCATCAATTTTCCTTATTGTCAACACAATTATTTTCAAAAAAAGACATCAAAAGTTTCTCGAAAAAGCGATTTAA